Proteins from a single region of Myxococcus xanthus:
- a CDS encoding DUF4340 domain-containing protein produces the protein MPARGRWRWNILTVVTVGLGLTACTGEKASEASEARRKADAQQRLFITGMEETRGQDNGAPAAKPVFTHLTVRARGDTTELVREQDGTWKLTAPVSARAEAAVVETILGTLASSSFSATVKEAPTDADLDAYGLKPPLFTVTAQAFVPDAQGQGAQDPARQRTVTLHCGKENTYDGSVYVHRDTEPAVHAAAGTVRWALDRDTFALRAKDLLTPLDERTLKGIEVKAPQGAYQLARDADGAGWQLVAPVAANANAMRVAELLKALVEQRALSFPEDTPESRKRLGLEAPVVDARFTGGPGEPVRVRMSRVTDDGAVRAYALREQGTQAVLGEVPEDALGVLDVSVRELKDRRVLEFRRQDVRRIVFHPGGGAPAITVVSASEANEGAGHWDMEAPQRGKAQHFKLASLLRALEGLKATGYGETNPKNWARYGVTEDSPGAVLLGADGRELARLWLGTEVPDEPGTIYARGSGPDVLKVPESRLTLPTRPEDLQEAAKAPDAPKPPAKTEQAP, from the coding sequence ATGCCGGCCCGCGGACGGTGGCGGTGGAACATCCTCACCGTCGTCACGGTGGGCCTGGGGCTCACCGCATGCACCGGTGAGAAGGCGTCCGAAGCGAGCGAGGCCCGGCGGAAAGCCGACGCCCAGCAGCGCCTCTTCATCACGGGGATGGAGGAGACGCGCGGACAGGACAACGGGGCGCCTGCCGCGAAGCCTGTCTTCACACACTTGACGGTGCGGGCCCGGGGCGACACCACAGAGCTGGTTCGCGAGCAGGACGGCACATGGAAGCTGACAGCGCCCGTGTCCGCTCGCGCGGAGGCGGCCGTGGTGGAGACCATCCTCGGCACACTGGCGTCTTCGAGCTTCAGCGCCACCGTGAAGGAGGCGCCCACCGACGCCGACCTGGACGCGTACGGCCTGAAACCGCCCCTCTTCACCGTCACGGCCCAGGCCTTCGTGCCAGATGCCCAAGGCCAGGGGGCGCAGGACCCCGCTCGCCAGCGCACGGTGACGCTGCACTGTGGCAAGGAGAACACCTACGACGGCTCCGTCTACGTACACCGAGACACGGAGCCGGCGGTCCACGCCGCCGCGGGGACGGTGCGCTGGGCCCTGGACCGGGACACCTTCGCCCTGCGCGCCAAGGACCTCCTGACACCTTTGGACGAGCGTACGCTGAAGGGCATCGAGGTGAAGGCGCCGCAGGGTGCGTATCAACTGGCGCGAGACGCGGACGGCGCGGGCTGGCAGCTGGTCGCGCCGGTGGCCGCCAACGCGAACGCGATGCGTGTCGCGGAGCTGCTGAAGGCCCTGGTGGAGCAGCGGGCACTGTCCTTCCCCGAAGACACGCCGGAGTCCCGGAAACGCTTGGGTCTGGAGGCCCCGGTGGTGGACGCCCGCTTCACCGGTGGCCCGGGCGAGCCAGTGCGCGTGCGGATGTCCCGCGTGACGGACGACGGCGCCGTGCGCGCCTATGCGTTGCGCGAGCAGGGGACGCAAGCCGTGTTGGGTGAGGTGCCCGAGGACGCCCTCGGCGTGCTGGACGTGAGCGTCCGGGAGCTGAAGGACCGGCGCGTGCTGGAGTTCCGGCGCCAGGACGTCCGCCGCATCGTGTTCCACCCGGGCGGTGGCGCGCCCGCCATCACCGTGGTGAGCGCGTCGGAAGCCAACGAAGGCGCCGGGCACTGGGACATGGAGGCCCCGCAGCGGGGCAAGGCCCAGCACTTCAAGCTCGCCTCGCTGCTGCGCGCGCTGGAAGGACTGAAGGCCACGGGCTACGGCGAGACGAACCCCAAGAATTGGGCCCGGTATGGCGTGACGGAGGACTCCCCCGGCGCCGTGCTGCTAGGCGCGGACGGACGCGAACTGGCGCGGCTCTGGCTCGGCACTGAAGTCCCCGACGAACCCGGCACGATCTACGCCCGCGGCTCCGGCCCCGACGTCCTCAAGGTGCCCGAGTCACGACTGACGTTGCCCACCAGGCCCGAGGACTTGCAGGAAGCAGCGAAGGCCCCCGACGCACCGAAGCCGCCCGCGAAGACGGAGCAGGCTCCCTGA
- a CDS encoding metallophosphoesterase family protein, producing the protein MAAVGDLHCREDHHGRFRQLVKQVNATADLLVLCGDLTDRGMIEEGKVLAEELSALRVPCAAVLGNHDYEHNQVKEICSELAKVGVHVLDGDHFIFEKVLGVAGVKGFGGGFGNATLQAFGEGQTKAFVQEAVTESLKLEAALSHLDVEKKVVIMHYAPVPDTLEGENIEIRPFLGTSRLSMPIDHYGAEAVFHGHAHHGARNGKTKSGIPVYNVAMPLLAKHTPDQRYVLLEV; encoded by the coding sequence TTGGCGGCGGTCGGTGACCTGCACTGCCGGGAGGACCACCACGGTCGCTTCCGGCAACTGGTCAAGCAGGTGAACGCCACGGCGGACCTGCTCGTGTTGTGCGGCGACCTCACCGACCGCGGAATGATTGAAGAGGGCAAGGTGCTGGCGGAGGAGCTGTCCGCGCTCCGCGTTCCCTGCGCCGCGGTGCTCGGCAACCACGACTATGAGCACAACCAGGTGAAGGAGATTTGCAGCGAGCTGGCCAAGGTCGGCGTCCACGTGTTGGACGGGGACCACTTCATCTTCGAGAAGGTCCTGGGCGTGGCAGGAGTGAAGGGCTTTGGCGGCGGCTTCGGCAACGCGACGCTCCAGGCCTTTGGCGAGGGCCAGACGAAGGCCTTCGTGCAGGAGGCCGTCACGGAGTCGCTCAAGCTGGAGGCCGCGCTGAGCCACCTCGACGTGGAGAAGAAGGTGGTCATCATGCACTACGCCCCGGTGCCGGACACGCTGGAGGGGGAGAACATCGAGATTCGCCCCTTTCTGGGCACCAGCCGCCTGTCCATGCCCATTGACCACTACGGCGCGGAGGCGGTGTTCCACGGGCACGCGCACCACGGCGCTCGCAACGGAAAGACGAAGAGCGGCATCCCCGTCTACAACGTGGCCATGCCCCTGTTGGCGAAGCACACCCCGGACCAGCGGTATGTGTTGCTGGAGGTGTAG
- a CDS encoding nucleotidyltransferase yields the protein MEKRHPNHPGEMGTDAQLAERERAPDEINARARAVGLLIDAGVPFVVGGAYAYATYTGIYRDTKDLDLFPRKADALRALQVLEKDGWRTERADEVWLYKAFKGDYFVDFIFSSGNGVAVVDDEWFEHAPRATIFGHECLVAPAEEMIWSKAFVNERERYDGADVNHLLLKAGRNMDWDRMMRRFDRYWEVLLSHLMMFRFAYPSERDAIPEWVMAELMSRTLHTLREGCWEEKLCRGNLISRVNYHVDIHHWGFSDGRSWDENERQRGDESGARSGLENSVGGGR from the coding sequence ATGGAAAAGAGACACCCCAACCATCCCGGCGAGATGGGTACGGACGCGCAGCTGGCAGAGCGTGAGCGGGCCCCGGACGAAATCAACGCCCGGGCCAGGGCCGTCGGGTTGCTTATCGACGCCGGGGTGCCCTTCGTCGTGGGCGGTGCCTACGCCTATGCGACGTACACCGGCATCTACCGCGACACGAAGGACCTGGACCTCTTCCCCCGCAAGGCGGACGCGCTCCGGGCGCTGCAAGTCCTGGAGAAGGACGGTTGGCGCACCGAGCGCGCGGACGAGGTCTGGCTCTACAAGGCCTTCAAGGGCGACTACTTCGTCGACTTCATCTTCTCCTCCGGCAACGGCGTGGCGGTGGTGGACGACGAGTGGTTCGAACACGCCCCGCGCGCCACCATCTTCGGGCACGAGTGTCTGGTCGCTCCCGCCGAGGAGATGATCTGGTCCAAGGCGTTCGTGAACGAGCGCGAGCGTTATGACGGCGCGGACGTGAACCACCTGCTGCTGAAGGCGGGCCGGAACATGGACTGGGACCGGATGATGCGCCGGTTCGACCGGTACTGGGAGGTCCTGCTCAGTCACCTGATGATGTTCCGCTTCGCCTATCCGTCCGAGCGGGACGCCATTCCCGAATGGGTGATGGCGGAGCTGATGAGCCGCACGCTGCACACCCTGCGCGAGGGGTGCTGGGAAGAGAAGCTGTGCCGCGGCAACCTGATTTCCCGCGTGAACTATCACGTGGACATCCACCACTGGGGCTTCAGTGACGGGAGGTCCTGGGACGAGAACGAACGACAGCGAGGGGACGAGAGTGGCGCGCGATCCGGGCTCGAAAATTCGGTTGGCGGCGGTCGGTGA
- a CDS encoding DUF4384 domain-containing protein yields the protein MSAHESEWTLRRLSAGELAATEAARVQAHAASCETCAQALRGIQKAQTRFEAEVPFERFEASEEQALRRQQDSARPPPRRWVATTVAIAASLLVVVLVRPLLDSTAESGAIVGLNRLKGGATAELLIGGGLGPQREAIPDRPEALDLGERVIVGYKAGTHRYVAALSVDAIGEVTPLYPEAGASAPVAPGSGQHWLPGGWEFTGSGDERVIVVLSDEPLPQETLVEAARRAFAQADGDVGRMAELEVPGAQTHWVLQKP from the coding sequence ATGAGTGCGCACGAATCGGAATGGACACTGCGCCGCCTGAGCGCCGGAGAGCTGGCCGCCACCGAAGCCGCCCGCGTCCAGGCCCATGCGGCCTCGTGCGAGACCTGCGCCCAGGCCCTGCGCGGCATCCAGAAAGCCCAGACACGGTTCGAAGCGGAAGTCCCCTTCGAGCGCTTCGAGGCCAGCGAGGAGCAGGCCCTGCGGCGGCAGCAGGACTCCGCCCGGCCACCGCCGCGCCGCTGGGTGGCGACGACCGTGGCCATCGCCGCGTCGCTGCTGGTGGTGGTGCTGGTACGCCCGCTGCTGGACTCCACTGCGGAGTCGGGCGCCATCGTGGGACTCAACCGACTCAAGGGCGGCGCGACGGCGGAGCTGCTCATCGGAGGGGGGCTGGGGCCGCAGCGGGAGGCCATTCCGGACAGGCCCGAGGCGCTCGACCTGGGTGAGCGGGTCATCGTGGGCTACAAGGCGGGGACGCACCGCTACGTGGCGGCGTTGTCGGTGGACGCCATTGGCGAGGTGACGCCGCTGTATCCGGAGGCGGGCGCCAGCGCCCCCGTGGCACCCGGCAGCGGACAGCACTGGCTGCCCGGAGGCTGGGAGTTCACCGGCTCCGGAGATGAGCGCGTCATCGTCGTGCTGAGTGACGAGCCCCTGCCCCAGGAGACGCTGGTGGAAGCCGCCCGGCGCGCCTTTGCCCAGGCGGATGGCGACGTCGGCCGGATGGCCGAACTGGAAGTCCCCGGAGCGCAGACGCACTGGGTGCTGCAGAAGCCATGA
- a CDS encoding AmpG family muropeptide MFS transporter, which translates to MSKPSILEVLKSPRIWLLVAVGFASGLPLWLTGVTLSAWMKDEGVNLKTIGVFGLVSMPYTFKVLWAPLMDRYTLPFLGRRRGWMLVTQVLLMGAIAAMGLVNPKDAPVTMAAMAVLVTFLSASQDIVADAWRTDILTVEERGLGNSTYITGYRLGMLTAGALALTLSDIAGWSQTYFIMGLLMAVGVVATLLAPEPQGSKPPRNLTDAVVKPFVEYFTRKGAVAVILFLVLYKLGDAIAAGMVTPFYKELGFSNTEIGALSKGLGMVSTIAGGLLAGVLMVKLGTRRSLFVFGAAQALTNLMFMGLALVGKNDLMLAATITVDNLCGGLAVTAFAAYLMSLCHKSFSATQYALLSALGTVANRLISASSGYLAEWLGWPTFFAGTVLLAVPALVLLAFLPENAATPSDEPPETAPASPSVSTA; encoded by the coding sequence ATGTCCAAGCCCTCCATCCTCGAAGTTCTCAAGAGCCCGCGCATCTGGCTGCTCGTGGCCGTTGGTTTCGCCTCGGGCCTGCCCCTGTGGTTGACGGGCGTCACGCTGTCCGCGTGGATGAAGGACGAAGGCGTCAACCTGAAGACGATTGGCGTCTTCGGCCTCGTGAGCATGCCGTACACCTTCAAGGTGCTCTGGGCGCCGTTGATGGACCGCTACACCCTGCCCTTCCTGGGCCGGCGGCGCGGGTGGATGCTGGTGACGCAAGTGCTGCTCATGGGCGCCATTGCCGCCATGGGCCTGGTGAATCCCAAGGACGCGCCGGTGACCATGGCCGCCATGGCCGTGCTGGTGACGTTCCTGTCCGCCAGTCAGGACATCGTCGCGGACGCGTGGCGCACGGACATCCTCACCGTGGAGGAGCGCGGCCTCGGCAACTCCACGTACATCACCGGCTACCGACTGGGCATGCTCACCGCTGGCGCCCTGGCCCTGACGCTGTCGGACATCGCCGGCTGGTCCCAGACGTACTTCATCATGGGCCTGCTGATGGCCGTGGGTGTGGTGGCCACGCTCCTGGCCCCTGAGCCCCAGGGCTCGAAGCCGCCGCGCAACCTGACGGACGCGGTGGTGAAGCCCTTCGTGGAGTACTTCACGCGCAAGGGCGCCGTCGCCGTCATCCTCTTCCTGGTGCTCTACAAGCTGGGAGACGCCATCGCCGCCGGAATGGTGACGCCCTTCTACAAAGAGCTGGGCTTCTCCAACACGGAGATTGGCGCGCTCAGCAAGGGCCTGGGCATGGTGTCCACCATCGCGGGTGGACTGCTGGCCGGCGTGCTGATGGTGAAGCTGGGCACGCGGCGCAGCCTCTTCGTCTTCGGCGCGGCGCAAGCCCTCACCAACCTGATGTTCATGGGGCTGGCGCTGGTGGGAAAGAACGACCTGATGCTGGCGGCCACCATCACCGTGGACAACCTCTGCGGCGGTCTGGCGGTGACGGCCTTCGCCGCCTACCTGATGTCGCTGTGCCACAAGAGCTTCAGCGCCACGCAGTACGCGCTCCTGTCCGCGCTGGGCACGGTGGCCAACCGCCTCATCTCCGCCTCCTCCGGCTACCTGGCTGAGTGGCTGGGCTGGCCCACCTTCTTCGCCGGCACCGTGCTGCTCGCCGTGCCCGCGCTGGTGCTGCTCGCGTTCCTTCCGGAGAACGCGGCCACGCCCTCCGACGAGCCTCCAGAGACGGCCCCTGCCTCGCCGAGCGTCTCCACCGCCTGA
- a CDS encoding DUF1036 domain-containing protein: MARPSEQLLMNRRWILRAGTLMGLGAGGLSTARARGLEPHPTGAWGDAPSREVVLASRQWDGLAGHPGVNASPGLIRTPYDTEPAAAADPGAGLASSFQLHFRNSYGHRIWICISFYDPARCGAWGVWGTRGWWSIDNGQSAYVLNTTHRQAYFYAEAANGAFWAGDAHAIHAPQTTFDSCLWNQRIGDRYLGMRPVYISADVYTQNLTP, translated from the coding sequence GTGGCGAGACCATCCGAGCAGCTCCTGATGAACCGGCGGTGGATCCTTCGAGCAGGCACACTGATGGGCCTGGGTGCCGGTGGCCTGTCCACCGCGCGCGCCCGTGGCCTGGAGCCCCATCCCACCGGGGCGTGGGGCGATGCCCCGTCGCGTGAAGTCGTCCTGGCCTCCCGCCAATGGGACGGGCTCGCCGGACACCCTGGCGTGAACGCCTCCCCAGGGCTCATTCGGACGCCCTACGACACCGAGCCCGCTGCCGCGGCAGACCCGGGCGCCGGGCTCGCGAGCTCGTTCCAGCTCCATTTCCGGAACTCCTACGGCCATCGAATCTGGATCTGCATCTCGTTCTACGACCCGGCCCGGTGCGGCGCCTGGGGCGTCTGGGGAACGCGGGGTTGGTGGTCCATCGACAATGGGCAGTCGGCCTACGTCCTCAACACGACACACCGGCAAGCCTACTTCTACGCCGAGGCCGCCAACGGCGCGTTCTGGGCCGGAGACGCCCACGCCATTCATGCGCCACAGACGACTTTCGACTCCTGTCTGTGGAACCAACGGATTGGTGACCGCTACCTGGGGATGCGCCCCGTGTACATCAGCGCGGACGTCTACACGCAGAACCTCACGCCCTGA
- the pgm gene encoding phosphoglucomutase (alpha-D-glucose-1,6-bisphosphate-dependent) has translation MAHPLAGKPPPEDFLIDPEKLRAAYFSGRPDVDVPEQRVAFGTSGHRGSSARNSFNEGHILAVTQAICEYRQQQGIDGPLFLGMDTHALSSPAQQTALEVLAANGVQVRFTDGATPTPVISHAILTYNRGRTAGFADGIVITPSHNPPEDGGIKYNPPNGGPADTNVTSVIEKRANALLGAGNEGVQRIPHERARTAPTVKPYDFITPYVEDLGTVIDMEALRGAKLRIGADPLGGSNVAYWEPIATRYGLNLHVVNPTVDPTFRFMPLDHDGKIRMDCSSPHAMANLVRLKDAYDIAFGNDADSDRHGIVTRSLGLMNPNHYLAVAIDYLYRNRPGWKPGTAVGKTLVSSSLIDRVAKDLGRRVVEVPVGFKWFVDGLLDGSLGFGGEESAGASFLRRDGTVWTTDKDGIILDLLSVEILARTGKDPGEHYQSLAAKFGAPHYTRIDQPATAAQKAALKKLSPEAVKATTLAGEPILQRLTRAPGNNADIGGLKVVAENGWFAARPSGTEDVYKIYAESFRDEAHLQDILQEARAIVGEAFAST, from the coding sequence ATGGCCCACCCGCTCGCTGGCAAGCCCCCTCCGGAAGACTTCCTCATCGACCCCGAGAAACTGCGCGCCGCGTACTTCTCCGGCCGGCCCGACGTGGACGTGCCGGAGCAACGCGTGGCCTTCGGCACCTCCGGGCACCGCGGTTCCTCCGCGCGCAACAGCTTCAACGAAGGCCACATCCTCGCGGTGACGCAGGCCATCTGCGAGTACCGCCAGCAGCAGGGCATCGACGGGCCGCTCTTCCTGGGCATGGACACCCACGCCCTCTCCTCCCCCGCGCAGCAGACGGCGCTGGAGGTGCTGGCGGCGAACGGCGTGCAGGTGCGCTTCACCGACGGCGCCACGCCCACGCCCGTCATCTCCCACGCCATCCTCACGTACAACCGCGGCCGCACGGCGGGGTTCGCGGACGGCATCGTCATCACCCCGTCCCACAACCCGCCGGAAGACGGTGGCATCAAGTACAACCCGCCCAACGGCGGCCCCGCGGACACGAACGTCACCTCCGTCATCGAGAAGCGCGCCAACGCGCTGCTGGGTGCGGGCAACGAGGGCGTCCAGCGCATCCCCCACGAGCGCGCGCGCACCGCGCCCACGGTGAAGCCGTACGACTTCATCACCCCGTACGTGGAGGACCTGGGCACCGTCATCGACATGGAGGCCCTGCGCGGTGCGAAGCTGCGCATCGGCGCGGACCCGCTCGGCGGCTCCAACGTCGCGTACTGGGAGCCCATCGCCACGCGCTACGGGCTGAACCTGCACGTGGTGAACCCCACGGTGGACCCGACGTTCCGGTTCATGCCGCTGGACCACGACGGGAAGATTCGCATGGACTGCTCGTCCCCGCATGCCATGGCGAACCTGGTGCGCCTGAAGGACGCGTATGACATCGCGTTTGGCAACGACGCGGACTCGGACCGGCACGGCATCGTCACCCGCAGCCTGGGGCTGATGAACCCGAACCACTACCTGGCGGTCGCCATCGACTACCTCTATCGCAACCGGCCCGGCTGGAAGCCCGGCACCGCGGTGGGCAAGACACTGGTGAGCAGCAGCCTCATCGACCGCGTGGCGAAGGACCTGGGCCGCCGAGTCGTCGAGGTGCCGGTGGGCTTCAAGTGGTTCGTGGACGGGCTGCTGGACGGCTCGCTCGGCTTCGGCGGCGAGGAAAGCGCCGGCGCGTCGTTCCTCCGCCGAGACGGCACGGTGTGGACCACCGACAAGGACGGCATCATCCTGGACCTGCTGTCGGTGGAGATCCTCGCGCGCACCGGAAAGGACCCCGGTGAGCACTACCAGTCCCTGGCGGCGAAGTTCGGCGCGCCGCACTACACGCGCATCGACCAGCCGGCCACCGCCGCGCAGAAGGCCGCGCTGAAGAAGCTGTCCCCGGAGGCGGTGAAGGCCACCACGCTGGCCGGTGAGCCCATCCTCCAGCGCCTCACCCGCGCGCCCGGCAACAACGCGGACATCGGCGGGCTCAAGGTGGTGGCGGAGAACGGCTGGTTCGCCGCGCGTCCCTCCGGCACCGAGGACGTCTACAAAATCTACGCGGAGAGCTTCCGCGACGAAGCCCACCTCCAAGACATCCTCCAGGAGGCGCGCGCCATCGTCGGCGAGGCGTTCGCGTCGACTTGA
- the rpoZ gene encoding DNA-directed RNA polymerase subunit omega yields the protein MARVTVEDCLPLVDNRFALVLLGAKRARQLMAGARPILEQSKNKPPVLSLREVATGRVKFDRDVREALSGKYTGDEPK from the coding sequence ATGGCTCGCGTTACCGTCGAAGACTGCCTCCCCCTCGTCGACAACCGGTTCGCGCTGGTGCTGCTCGGCGCCAAGCGCGCGCGGCAGCTGATGGCGGGTGCCCGCCCCATCCTCGAGCAGTCCAAGAACAAGCCCCCCGTGCTGTCCCTGCGCGAGGTGGCCACCGGCCGCGTGAAGTTCGACCGTGACGTGCGCGAGGCGCTGTCCGGCAAGTACACGGGCGACGAGCCCAAGTAG
- a CDS encoding NUDIX hydrolase — MPREASAGGVVIRESAGHWEVVVIRPHGRTLWALPKGHVDPGESPEQTASREVREETGLSVSLMAPLGEIRYVYQFRGQRIFKRVHFFLFRYQEGELGPLPGPRIEVDEVRWVPVVQLVPLLGYKGEKAVASRAVRWLRSQGLLPEAPSPVSIAGKEGG; from the coding sequence ATGCCACGCGAGGCGTCCGCAGGAGGTGTCGTCATCCGGGAGAGCGCCGGCCACTGGGAGGTGGTCGTCATCCGTCCCCATGGCCGCACCTTGTGGGCGCTCCCCAAGGGGCACGTGGACCCAGGTGAGTCGCCGGAGCAGACGGCCAGCCGCGAGGTGCGTGAGGAGACGGGGCTGTCCGTGTCGCTCATGGCCCCGCTGGGCGAGATTCGCTACGTGTACCAGTTCCGCGGACAGCGCATCTTCAAGCGCGTCCACTTCTTCCTGTTCCGCTATCAGGAGGGGGAGCTGGGGCCGCTGCCGGGACCGCGCATCGAGGTGGACGAGGTGCGCTGGGTGCCGGTGGTCCAACTGGTGCCACTGCTGGGCTACAAAGGAGAGAAGGCCGTTGCCTCGCGGGCGGTGCGCTGGTTGCGCTCCCAGGGCCTGCTCCCCGAAGCCCCCTCCCCGGTGAGCATTGCCGGGAAGGAAGGGGGCTGA
- the groES gene encoding co-chaperone GroES — MKIRPLQDRLIVKRVAEENKTKGGLFIPDTAKEKPLEGKVIAVGNGKVQEDGKVRPLDIKAGDTILFSKYAGTEIKLDGEEHLILREEDVLGVIEK; from the coding sequence ATGAAGATTCGTCCCCTGCAGGATCGGCTCATCGTCAAGCGCGTCGCCGAGGAGAACAAGACCAAGGGCGGCCTCTTCATCCCCGACACGGCGAAGGAGAAGCCCCTCGAGGGCAAGGTCATCGCCGTGGGCAACGGCAAGGTGCAGGAGGACGGCAAGGTCCGTCCGCTGGACATCAAGGCCGGCGACACCATCCTGTTCAGCAAGTACGCGGGCACCGAGATCAAGCTCGACGGCGAGGAGCACCTCATCCTCCGTGAAGAGGATGTGCTCGGCGTGATCGAGAAGTAA